Proteins co-encoded in one Lasioglossum baleicum chromosome 14, iyLasBale1, whole genome shotgun sequence genomic window:
- the LOC143215728 gene encoding FHIP family protein AGAP011705 isoform X4: protein MSWLRNSPLRTSFSKQRSRDSPPKDADPSACYDSFCKHWQQAYEIILHTSPPKGIPNQDDVLGVVNYIDHMVTLLILELRDSRTFNNFRQSTTATHSPCLEYLLSENLLVKLYDWSVHTGRFNNAVRLEQLKLYELLVSHSSILLAHEPVARPLLRLLEGCANDIMPLEVEKKLVVLLNQLCVTLMQNMALLDLFFHPTAVGKNKFIIFTLLIPHVHREGGVGQQARDAMLLCMSLSKKNDEVGVYIADHSNICPVLATGLSGLYSLLPRKLDIETSDWHRLTPDDVNDLPALMHLMNSLEFCNAVAQVAHPMVQKHLLEFLYHGFLLPVMGPALLQDSLGLTIDQLDEQEHWTTVDELVAATAYFDLFLRSVTEPGLLRSFVRFLLEDNYDECRILDSLIQRISSRSRLCIVTLALFETLVNLNCEDVMLELCLAALSPCSHVMLSQRRRLRDVDPFGRAAEKFLSLTPSCCSPLASVNSQFNSLPNSTTQERNSNASSESFKSLYASINYGARVSDSLYGNYHAYLCDARQKIRACRIACSNWSYQYNGELPKPNTTGSETTLTDDVTSIDLAQKKIEVAKSLEKLKHSMASSDITENSSIDNILINIQTLLDGSEMNMKEEEERLEAEVADKKEPESGTDDTNTAMNSLLSLGESSGYESYAFKGSSESTPDNEPNEDRTSEQDKTDIESNKEGGILLHNVTDSSSTASEELPTTKQSKDTYRQDVFNGQPNVGIFLDVLLRKLECMTSNNLYVNLHLTGLISRLAIYPQPLLQSFLLNHSLVFQPSIRSLFQVLASLKHKIDQFLSQHNNVDVLVEQARLFLISREDKLVNARKNALEAAAYSAPVKRNSLSGEPFSRVFKRCESKRWSFTSSFTQMLRRSSGISGPGSLISAINQPIGASEDQLEAVGHSSGYRYHTRTSWESPNEVSPVQNVVLCAVILDEWLKELAAITQEHAIMSFTHSLESKV from the exons ATGAGCTGGTTACGAAATAGCCCGCTGAGGACTAGTTTCAGCAAGCAACGATCGAGAGATTCTCCTCCAAAAGATGCTGATCCGTCGGCCTGCTATGACAGTTTCTGTAAACATTGGCAGCAAGCTTACGAAATCATTCTGCACACATCT CCTCCCAAGGGAATACCGAACCAGGATGATGTCCTCGGCGTCGTCAATTACATAGATCACATGGTGACCCTTTTAATACTAGAGCTACGAGACTCACGGACTTTCAACAATTTCCGTCAATCCACCACAGCGACGCACTCTCCTTGCTTGGAATATTTGTTAAGCGAAAACCTTCTCGTTAAGCTATACGACTGGAGTGTACACACAGGAAG ATTTAACAATGCTGTACGTTTGGAACAATTAAAACTCTACGAACTTCTAGTATCACATAGTAGTATTCTTCTTGCTCATGAGCCAGTCGCCAGACCGTTGTTACGATTGCTGGAGGGTTGCGCAAATGATATCATGCCATTAGAAGTAGAAAAGAAACTGGTAGTATTGTTGAATCAATTATGTGTGACTCTAATGCAGAACATGGCGTTActcgatttattttttcatcCGACAGCAGTTGGGAAGAACAA atttattattttcacgTTATTGATACCACATGTACATAGAGAAGGTGGTGTGGGACAGCAAGCACGCGACGCCATGCTACTTTGCATGTCCCTTTCCAAGAAAAATGATGAAGTCGGAGTGTACATCGCAGATCATTCTAATATATGTCCT GTGTTAGCAACAGGTTTGAGCGGACTGTATTCACTACTGCCTAGAAAGTTAGATATCGAGACAAGCGATTGGCATAGATTGACACCAGACGATGTTAATGATTTACCAGCATTAATGCATTTAATGAATTCTTTAGAATTTTGTAATGCTGTCGCACAAGTTGCACATCCTATGGTTCAAAAACATTTATTGGAATTTCTATATCATGGTTTTTTGCTACCTGTAATGGGACCAGCTTTGTTACAG GATTCTCTTGGTTTGACCATAGACCAACTAGATGAACAAGAACATTGG ACAACTGTGGATGAATTAGTTGCAGCTACAGCTTACTTTGATTTATTTCTTCGATCCGTAACCGAACCTGGTCTTTTACGATCGTTTGTGCGATTTCTCCTAGAAGACAATTACGATGAGTGCAGAATACTAGATAGTCTTATTCAGAGGATATCGTCGAGATCAAGG TTATGCATCGTTACCCTGGCACTGTTCGAAACGTTGGTCAACTTGAACTGCGAAGATGTAATGTTGGAACTGTGCCTGGCTGCGTTGAGTCCTTGTTCTCACGTAATGCTCTCTCAGCGTAGAAGATTAAGAGATGTAGATCCATTTGGTCGTGCCGCTGAAAAGTTTTTGTCATTAACACCATCATGTTGTTCACCACTAGCATCTGTAAATTCTCAGTTTAACTCTTTGCCAAACAGCACAACTCAGGAGAGAAATTCAAACGCCTCATCTGAATCATTCAAATCATTATACGCATCTATAAATTACGGTGCAAGGGTATCGGATAGTTTGTATGGAAATTATCATGCTTATCTGTGCGATGCTCGGCAGAAAATAAGAGCTTGTCGCATCGCTTGCTCCAATTGGTCATATCAGTATAATGGAGAGCTACCAAAGCCAAATACTACCGGTAGTGAAACAACGTTGACAGACGACGTTACGTCGATAGATCTCGCGCAGAAGAAAATTGAAGTAGCCAAGagtttagaaaaattaaaacattCAATGGCTTCAAGTGACATCACCGAGAACTCATCGATagacaatattttaattaacattCAAACGTTGTTGGATGGAAGTGAGATGAACatgaaggaagaagaagaaaggctGGAGGCAGAAGTGGCAG ATAAAAAGGAACCGGAAAGTGGTACTGACGACACTAACACTGCGATGAACTCGCTTCTATCATTGGGAGAAAGCAGCGGATACGAAAGTTATGCGTTCAAGGGTTCCTCAGAGTCAACTCCGGATAACGAACCGAACGAAGATAGAACGAGCGAGCAGGATAAAACAGACATCGAATCgaacaaagaaggtggcattcTTCTGCATAATGTTACGGATTCTAGTTCTACAGCGTCAGAGGAATTACCAACGACTAAACAAAGTAAAGATACTTATCGTCAAGATGTATTTAACGGACAGCCTAATGTCGGTATATTTTTGGACGTTCTCCTAAGGAAGCTAGAGTGCATGACAAGTAATAATTTATACGTTAATTTACATTTAACCGGTCTAATCAGTAGATTGGCGATATACCCGCAACCTCTGTTGCAATCGTTTCTCTTAAATCATTCTTTGGTGTTTCAACCAAGTATCCgatcgcttttccag GTACTTGCCTCGTTAAAGCATAAGATAGATCAATTTCTCTCTCAACATAACAATGTAGACGTATTAGTAGAACAAGCACGATTGTTTCTAATTAGTCGTGAAGATAAGCTAGTGAATGCCAGAAAAAATGCATTAGAAGCTGCTGCTTACTCTGCACCCGTTAAAAGAAATTCTTTGAGCGGAGAGCCATTTTCGAGAG TATTCAAACGAT GCGAAAGCAAGAGGTGGAGTTTTACGTCATCCTTTACGCAAATGCTTAGAAGATCAAGCGGTATCTCTGGTCCAGGTAGTTTGATCAGTGCTATTAATCAACCAATCGGTGCGTCGGAAGATCAGTTAGAGGCTGTTGGACATAGTTCCGGTTACCG GTACCACACGAGAACCTCCTGGGAATCCCCGAACGAAGTAAGTCCAGTACAAAATGTGGTGTTATGCGCTGTTATATTAGACGAATGGCTAAAAGAATTAGCTGCTATTACACAGGAACACGCCATTATGTCCTTTACACATAGCTTGGAATCTAAAGTGTAA
- the LOC143215728 gene encoding FHIP family protein GK23746 isoform X1 produces MSWLRNSPLRTSFSKQRSRDSPPKDADPSACYDSFCKHWQQAYEIILHTSPPKGIPNQDDVLGVVNYIDHMVTLLILELRDSRTFNNFRQSTTATHSPCLEYLLSENLLVKLYDWSVHTGRFNNAVRLEQLKLYELLVSHSSILLAHEPVARPLLRLLEGCANDIMPLEVEKKLVVLLNQLCVTLMQNMALLDLFFHPTAVGKNKFIIFTLLIPHVHREGGVGQQARDAMLLCMSLSKKNDEVGVYIADHSNICPVLATGLSGLYSLLPRKLDIETSDWHRLTPDDVNDLPALMHLMNSLEFCNAVAQVAHPMVQKHLLEFLYHGFLLPVMGPALLQDSLGLTIDQLDEQEHWTTVDELVAATAYFDLFLRSVTEPGLLRSFVRFLLEDNYDECRILDSLIQRISSRSRLCIVTLALFETLVNLNCEDVMLELCLAALSPCSHVMLSQRRRLRDVDPFGRAAEKFLSLTPSCCSPLASVNSQFNSLPNSTTQERNSNASSESFKSLYASINYGARVSDSLYGNYHAYLCDARQKIRACRIACSNWSYQYNGELPKPNTTGSETTLTDDVTSIDLAQKKIEVAKSLEKLKHSMASSDITENSSIDNILINIQTLLDGSEMNMKEEEERLEAEVAGIGLSLEEQTKLDADIAELLNEDIGITDFTKEISLTDKKEPESGTDDTNTAMNSLLSLGESSGYESYAFKGSSESTPDNEPNEDRTSEQDKTDIESNKEGGILLHNVTDSSSTASEELPTTKQSKDTYRQDVFNGQPNVGIFLDVLLRKLECMTSNNLYVNLHLTGLISRLAIYPQPLLQSFLLNHSLVFQPSIRSLFQVLASLKHKIDQFLSQHNNVDVLVEQARLFLISREDKLVNARKNALEAAAYSAPVKRNSLSGEPFSRVFKRCESKRWSFTSSFTQMLRRSSGISGPGSLISAINQPIGASEDQLEAVGHSSGYRYHTRTSWESPNEVSPVQNVVLCAVILDEWLKELAAITQEHAIMSFTHSLESKV; encoded by the exons ATGAGCTGGTTACGAAATAGCCCGCTGAGGACTAGTTTCAGCAAGCAACGATCGAGAGATTCTCCTCCAAAAGATGCTGATCCGTCGGCCTGCTATGACAGTTTCTGTAAACATTGGCAGCAAGCTTACGAAATCATTCTGCACACATCT CCTCCCAAGGGAATACCGAACCAGGATGATGTCCTCGGCGTCGTCAATTACATAGATCACATGGTGACCCTTTTAATACTAGAGCTACGAGACTCACGGACTTTCAACAATTTCCGTCAATCCACCACAGCGACGCACTCTCCTTGCTTGGAATATTTGTTAAGCGAAAACCTTCTCGTTAAGCTATACGACTGGAGTGTACACACAGGAAG ATTTAACAATGCTGTACGTTTGGAACAATTAAAACTCTACGAACTTCTAGTATCACATAGTAGTATTCTTCTTGCTCATGAGCCAGTCGCCAGACCGTTGTTACGATTGCTGGAGGGTTGCGCAAATGATATCATGCCATTAGAAGTAGAAAAGAAACTGGTAGTATTGTTGAATCAATTATGTGTGACTCTAATGCAGAACATGGCGTTActcgatttattttttcatcCGACAGCAGTTGGGAAGAACAA atttattattttcacgTTATTGATACCACATGTACATAGAGAAGGTGGTGTGGGACAGCAAGCACGCGACGCCATGCTACTTTGCATGTCCCTTTCCAAGAAAAATGATGAAGTCGGAGTGTACATCGCAGATCATTCTAATATATGTCCT GTGTTAGCAACAGGTTTGAGCGGACTGTATTCACTACTGCCTAGAAAGTTAGATATCGAGACAAGCGATTGGCATAGATTGACACCAGACGATGTTAATGATTTACCAGCATTAATGCATTTAATGAATTCTTTAGAATTTTGTAATGCTGTCGCACAAGTTGCACATCCTATGGTTCAAAAACATTTATTGGAATTTCTATATCATGGTTTTTTGCTACCTGTAATGGGACCAGCTTTGTTACAG GATTCTCTTGGTTTGACCATAGACCAACTAGATGAACAAGAACATTGG ACAACTGTGGATGAATTAGTTGCAGCTACAGCTTACTTTGATTTATTTCTTCGATCCGTAACCGAACCTGGTCTTTTACGATCGTTTGTGCGATTTCTCCTAGAAGACAATTACGATGAGTGCAGAATACTAGATAGTCTTATTCAGAGGATATCGTCGAGATCAAGG TTATGCATCGTTACCCTGGCACTGTTCGAAACGTTGGTCAACTTGAACTGCGAAGATGTAATGTTGGAACTGTGCCTGGCTGCGTTGAGTCCTTGTTCTCACGTAATGCTCTCTCAGCGTAGAAGATTAAGAGATGTAGATCCATTTGGTCGTGCCGCTGAAAAGTTTTTGTCATTAACACCATCATGTTGTTCACCACTAGCATCTGTAAATTCTCAGTTTAACTCTTTGCCAAACAGCACAACTCAGGAGAGAAATTCAAACGCCTCATCTGAATCATTCAAATCATTATACGCATCTATAAATTACGGTGCAAGGGTATCGGATAGTTTGTATGGAAATTATCATGCTTATCTGTGCGATGCTCGGCAGAAAATAAGAGCTTGTCGCATCGCTTGCTCCAATTGGTCATATCAGTATAATGGAGAGCTACCAAAGCCAAATACTACCGGTAGTGAAACAACGTTGACAGACGACGTTACGTCGATAGATCTCGCGCAGAAGAAAATTGAAGTAGCCAAGagtttagaaaaattaaaacattCAATGGCTTCAAGTGACATCACCGAGAACTCATCGATagacaatattttaattaacattCAAACGTTGTTGGATGGAAGTGAGATGAACatgaaggaagaagaagaaaggctGGAGGCAGAAGTGGCAGGTATAGGTTTGTCGTTAGAGGAACAAACAAAATTGGACGCAGACATTGCTGAATTATTGAACGAAGACATTGGAATCACAGACTTCACTAAGGAGATTTCCTTAACAGATAAAAAGGAACCGGAAAGTGGTACTGACGACACTAACACTGCGATGAACTCGCTTCTATCATTGGGAGAAAGCAGCGGATACGAAAGTTATGCGTTCAAGGGTTCCTCAGAGTCAACTCCGGATAACGAACCGAACGAAGATAGAACGAGCGAGCAGGATAAAACAGACATCGAATCgaacaaagaaggtggcattcTTCTGCATAATGTTACGGATTCTAGTTCTACAGCGTCAGAGGAATTACCAACGACTAAACAAAGTAAAGATACTTATCGTCAAGATGTATTTAACGGACAGCCTAATGTCGGTATATTTTTGGACGTTCTCCTAAGGAAGCTAGAGTGCATGACAAGTAATAATTTATACGTTAATTTACATTTAACCGGTCTAATCAGTAGATTGGCGATATACCCGCAACCTCTGTTGCAATCGTTTCTCTTAAATCATTCTTTGGTGTTTCAACCAAGTATCCgatcgcttttccag GTACTTGCCTCGTTAAAGCATAAGATAGATCAATTTCTCTCTCAACATAACAATGTAGACGTATTAGTAGAACAAGCACGATTGTTTCTAATTAGTCGTGAAGATAAGCTAGTGAATGCCAGAAAAAATGCATTAGAAGCTGCTGCTTACTCTGCACCCGTTAAAAGAAATTCTTTGAGCGGAGAGCCATTTTCGAGAG TATTCAAACGAT GCGAAAGCAAGAGGTGGAGTTTTACGTCATCCTTTACGCAAATGCTTAGAAGATCAAGCGGTATCTCTGGTCCAGGTAGTTTGATCAGTGCTATTAATCAACCAATCGGTGCGTCGGAAGATCAGTTAGAGGCTGTTGGACATAGTTCCGGTTACCG GTACCACACGAGAACCTCCTGGGAATCCCCGAACGAAGTAAGTCCAGTACAAAATGTGGTGTTATGCGCTGTTATATTAGACGAATGGCTAAAAGAATTAGCTGCTATTACACAGGAACACGCCATTATGTCCTTTACACATAGCTTGGAATCTAAAGTGTAA
- the LOC143215728 gene encoding FHIP family protein GK23746 isoform X3 → MSWLRNSPLRTSFSKQRSRDSPPKDADPSACYDSFCKHWQQAYEIILHTSPPKGIPNQDDVLGVVNYIDHMVTLLILELRDSRTFNNFRQSTTATHSPCLEYLLSENLLVKLYDWSVHTGRFNNAVRLEQLKLYELLVSHSSILLAHEPVARPLLRLLEGCANDIMPLEVEKKLVVLLNQLCVTLMQNMALLDLFFHPTAVGKNKFIIFTLLIPHVHREGGVGQQARDAMLLCMSLSKKNDEVGVYIADHSNICPVLATGLSGLYSLLPRKLDIETSDWHRLTPDDVNDLPALMHLMNSLEFCNAVAQVAHPMVQKHLLEFLYHGFLLPVMGPALLQTTVDELVAATAYFDLFLRSVTEPGLLRSFVRFLLEDNYDECRILDSLIQRISSRSRLCIVTLALFETLVNLNCEDVMLELCLAALSPCSHVMLSQRRRLRDVDPFGRAAEKFLSLTPSCCSPLASVNSQFNSLPNSTTQERNSNASSESFKSLYASINYGARVSDSLYGNYHAYLCDARQKIRACRIACSNWSYQYNGELPKPNTTGSETTLTDDVTSIDLAQKKIEVAKSLEKLKHSMASSDITENSSIDNILINIQTLLDGSEMNMKEEEERLEAEVAGIGLSLEEQTKLDADIAELLNEDIGITDFTKEISLTDKKEPESGTDDTNTAMNSLLSLGESSGYESYAFKGSSESTPDNEPNEDRTSEQDKTDIESNKEGGILLHNVTDSSSTASEELPTTKQSKDTYRQDVFNGQPNVGIFLDVLLRKLECMTSNNLYVNLHLTGLISRLAIYPQPLLQSFLLNHSLVFQPSIRSLFQVLASLKHKIDQFLSQHNNVDVLVEQARLFLISREDKLVNARKNALEAAAYSAPVKRNSLSGEPFSRVFKRCESKRWSFTSSFTQMLRRSSGISGPGSLISAINQPIGASEDQLEAVGHSSGYRYHTRTSWESPNEVSPVQNVVLCAVILDEWLKELAAITQEHAIMSFTHSLESKV, encoded by the exons ATGAGCTGGTTACGAAATAGCCCGCTGAGGACTAGTTTCAGCAAGCAACGATCGAGAGATTCTCCTCCAAAAGATGCTGATCCGTCGGCCTGCTATGACAGTTTCTGTAAACATTGGCAGCAAGCTTACGAAATCATTCTGCACACATCT CCTCCCAAGGGAATACCGAACCAGGATGATGTCCTCGGCGTCGTCAATTACATAGATCACATGGTGACCCTTTTAATACTAGAGCTACGAGACTCACGGACTTTCAACAATTTCCGTCAATCCACCACAGCGACGCACTCTCCTTGCTTGGAATATTTGTTAAGCGAAAACCTTCTCGTTAAGCTATACGACTGGAGTGTACACACAGGAAG ATTTAACAATGCTGTACGTTTGGAACAATTAAAACTCTACGAACTTCTAGTATCACATAGTAGTATTCTTCTTGCTCATGAGCCAGTCGCCAGACCGTTGTTACGATTGCTGGAGGGTTGCGCAAATGATATCATGCCATTAGAAGTAGAAAAGAAACTGGTAGTATTGTTGAATCAATTATGTGTGACTCTAATGCAGAACATGGCGTTActcgatttattttttcatcCGACAGCAGTTGGGAAGAACAA atttattattttcacgTTATTGATACCACATGTACATAGAGAAGGTGGTGTGGGACAGCAAGCACGCGACGCCATGCTACTTTGCATGTCCCTTTCCAAGAAAAATGATGAAGTCGGAGTGTACATCGCAGATCATTCTAATATATGTCCT GTGTTAGCAACAGGTTTGAGCGGACTGTATTCACTACTGCCTAGAAAGTTAGATATCGAGACAAGCGATTGGCATAGATTGACACCAGACGATGTTAATGATTTACCAGCATTAATGCATTTAATGAATTCTTTAGAATTTTGTAATGCTGTCGCACAAGTTGCACATCCTATGGTTCAAAAACATTTATTGGAATTTCTATATCATGGTTTTTTGCTACCTGTAATGGGACCAGCTTTGTTACAG ACAACTGTGGATGAATTAGTTGCAGCTACAGCTTACTTTGATTTATTTCTTCGATCCGTAACCGAACCTGGTCTTTTACGATCGTTTGTGCGATTTCTCCTAGAAGACAATTACGATGAGTGCAGAATACTAGATAGTCTTATTCAGAGGATATCGTCGAGATCAAGG TTATGCATCGTTACCCTGGCACTGTTCGAAACGTTGGTCAACTTGAACTGCGAAGATGTAATGTTGGAACTGTGCCTGGCTGCGTTGAGTCCTTGTTCTCACGTAATGCTCTCTCAGCGTAGAAGATTAAGAGATGTAGATCCATTTGGTCGTGCCGCTGAAAAGTTTTTGTCATTAACACCATCATGTTGTTCACCACTAGCATCTGTAAATTCTCAGTTTAACTCTTTGCCAAACAGCACAACTCAGGAGAGAAATTCAAACGCCTCATCTGAATCATTCAAATCATTATACGCATCTATAAATTACGGTGCAAGGGTATCGGATAGTTTGTATGGAAATTATCATGCTTATCTGTGCGATGCTCGGCAGAAAATAAGAGCTTGTCGCATCGCTTGCTCCAATTGGTCATATCAGTATAATGGAGAGCTACCAAAGCCAAATACTACCGGTAGTGAAACAACGTTGACAGACGACGTTACGTCGATAGATCTCGCGCAGAAGAAAATTGAAGTAGCCAAGagtttagaaaaattaaaacattCAATGGCTTCAAGTGACATCACCGAGAACTCATCGATagacaatattttaattaacattCAAACGTTGTTGGATGGAAGTGAGATGAACatgaaggaagaagaagaaaggctGGAGGCAGAAGTGGCAGGTATAGGTTTGTCGTTAGAGGAACAAACAAAATTGGACGCAGACATTGCTGAATTATTGAACGAAGACATTGGAATCACAGACTTCACTAAGGAGATTTCCTTAACAGATAAAAAGGAACCGGAAAGTGGTACTGACGACACTAACACTGCGATGAACTCGCTTCTATCATTGGGAGAAAGCAGCGGATACGAAAGTTATGCGTTCAAGGGTTCCTCAGAGTCAACTCCGGATAACGAACCGAACGAAGATAGAACGAGCGAGCAGGATAAAACAGACATCGAATCgaacaaagaaggtggcattcTTCTGCATAATGTTACGGATTCTAGTTCTACAGCGTCAGAGGAATTACCAACGACTAAACAAAGTAAAGATACTTATCGTCAAGATGTATTTAACGGACAGCCTAATGTCGGTATATTTTTGGACGTTCTCCTAAGGAAGCTAGAGTGCATGACAAGTAATAATTTATACGTTAATTTACATTTAACCGGTCTAATCAGTAGATTGGCGATATACCCGCAACCTCTGTTGCAATCGTTTCTCTTAAATCATTCTTTGGTGTTTCAACCAAGTATCCgatcgcttttccag GTACTTGCCTCGTTAAAGCATAAGATAGATCAATTTCTCTCTCAACATAACAATGTAGACGTATTAGTAGAACAAGCACGATTGTTTCTAATTAGTCGTGAAGATAAGCTAGTGAATGCCAGAAAAAATGCATTAGAAGCTGCTGCTTACTCTGCACCCGTTAAAAGAAATTCTTTGAGCGGAGAGCCATTTTCGAGAG TATTCAAACGAT GCGAAAGCAAGAGGTGGAGTTTTACGTCATCCTTTACGCAAATGCTTAGAAGATCAAGCGGTATCTCTGGTCCAGGTAGTTTGATCAGTGCTATTAATCAACCAATCGGTGCGTCGGAAGATCAGTTAGAGGCTGTTGGACATAGTTCCGGTTACCG GTACCACACGAGAACCTCCTGGGAATCCCCGAACGAAGTAAGTCCAGTACAAAATGTGGTGTTATGCGCTGTTATATTAGACGAATGGCTAAAAGAATTAGCTGCTATTACACAGGAACACGCCATTATGTCCTTTACACATAGCTTGGAATCTAAAGTGTAA